The following is a genomic window from Syntrophobacterales bacterium.
ACAAAAGACAACCATATCGCCATTCTCGGGATGGGAAATGAGCTGCTGAAAGAGGGCAAGCCGGCGCAGGCGGAGAAATATTATCGCGAGGCGCTGCGGATCCGGCCCGAGTACGAGTTGACTAACTACAATCTTGGCCTGGCGCTGATGCGTCAGAAAAAAATGAAGGAGGCTGAGTTTTATTTCAGGGAGACGATCAAATATGATCCATCCTTTTCCAAAGCTTACGAAAAATTGGATGCTCTGCTGTTGAAAGAGGAAAAAATAAACAAGATAAAAGGAGACAGATAGCGATGTTGACAAAAGAAAACTGCGTTTTAGTGGTTATCGATTTTCAGGGGAATCTGGCCCAGGCCATGGATAATAAACAGGATCTTTTCAGCAATGTGCAGAAGTTGATCAGGGGGGTGCAAGCCCTGGAAATTCCCGTTCTGGCGACCGAGCAAATCCCCGCGAAGCTTGGCGCCACCATTCCGGAAATCGCCCAGCATTTAACCGGCGCCAAGATTATCGCCAAGGAGGGTTTCAGTTGCTGGAAGAACGAATCTTTTAAAAAGGAACTGACAGCTTTGAACCGCAAACAAATATTGATCAGCGGCATTGAAGCCCACATTTGTGTTTACCAGACTGCAATGGAGCTGGTTGAAGCCGGCTATGAAGTGCAGGTGGTTGCCGATGCAATCTCCTCGAGAACTCCGCAAAACAGGATAACCGGAATTCAGAAAATGGCCGCGGGCGGCGTGGGCATTACCAGCACGGAGATGGCGCTCTTTGAATTGCTGAAAACGGCGGCTGATCCCAAGGCCAGGCAAATATTTCAGATTGTCAAATAAAACGCATTTGTTTTCGCTGGCGCCGCGGGCGCTGTCCGCTGCAGGAGCCGCCTGCCCCCGTGCGCACAGGGATTCGTGCTTGATTTTTGCGGCCCAGCGTAATAGGTACCGCCAGAGAAGTTTAATTTTATTAAAGAATATAATTATTTGCTGCACTTAGCGTTTTTGCGGGCAGCGATAACAAAGGAGAAAAATGGTAAAAAGGTTTTTATGTTTCATCATCCTGCCGGTCGTTTTTTCGCTGATTTTTCTGCCTTCGTCCCAAGGTGCAGCAAAAGGGGAGGTGCTGAAGAAAAATAAAAAAGGGGAAGCCGTTGTAAGATTGGGGATGCTCCCGATTATCGACAATTTGCCCTTCTGGGTTGCCCAAAATAGGGGATATTTCCAGGATGAAGGACTTGCCGCCGAGCTGATCTATTTCCCCAGCGCGGTGGAACGGGACAGCGCCTTTACTGCCCGCCGGATTGATGCGGCGATTGGAGATTTGCTTGCCGTTGCGGCCCTGCACGACGCGGGAATCAAGCTGAAGGCGGTGAGCGTTGCGATGGGCGCAAAGGCAGGCGAGAGTAGATTTGCCGTGTTGTCGGCGCCTGATTCCAAAATCCGCACGCCGGAACAGCTCAAAAACGTTGAAATTGCCGTATCCCTCAATTCCATTATTGAATACTCGACCGATCGGCTTCTCCAGCATAAGGGTTTAAAATCTGACGAGATTAAAAAGATTTCGGTTCCGAAGATGCCGGTTCGCCTGGAGTCGTTGCTGCAGGGGACGTTGCAGGCCGCCACTCTCCCCGATCCACTGGCAACTTTGGCGATCATCAAAGGCGCCCATGTCATCGCCGATACGATGAACGATAATGTTTCTAAAACCGTTATCATCGTCAGGGAGAATCTGCTCGCGGACAACCTGCCGGCGGTAAAAAAGCTGATCGCCGTTTATGGACGAGCCATTGCCGATATCAATGCCAATCCCTCCGGATTTAACGAGCTTCTGGCGAAGCAGGCGAGAGTCCCGTTGGAGGTTCTTGAAAGTACGGCGGTAAAAATGCCGCTGAAGTTCTCCTCCCCGCAATTGCCCTCCAGAAATGACGTTCTTGATGTGTTAGCCTGGATGAAGGAGCGCAATCTTTTAAAAAAACCGATTAAGTATGAAGATTTGGTTGCCGAAGCGGCAAGGCAATAAGCGGGTATTTTATGGAAAATGAAGGCGCTTCGGTAGCGGTTGAGAATCTTTCCTTTTTTTACGCAGGCAACGGCGGCAGGGTCGAAGCTCTGCGAAATGTCTCCTTTTCGGCAAAAAAGGGGGATATCTGTACCATCATCGGTCCCTCCGCCTCCGGTAAATCCACCCTGCTTTATATCCTGGCTGGTTTGCTGCCTTTTGCGACGGGCGGCGTTCTGATAAACGGCAAGCGCCCTTTTCCCGGACAGCGCACGACCTCGTTAATTCTTCAAAATTTCGGGCTTTTGCCCTGGAAAACGATCTGGGATAATGTAACCCTCGGGCTTGTCATAAGAAGACTGTCAAAAAGCGAAATACGTGAAAAGGGCGAGAAAATATTGATGGAGATGGGACTTGCGGGATTATCGGAACGTTATCCCGCCGAGCTTAGCGGCGGCCAGCAGCAGCGGGTGGCGATTGCCCGTTCCCTGGCGACGGCGCCGGAGCTTTTGCTTATGGACGAGCCATTTTCATCACTGGACGCCCTGACCCGGGAGTCGATGCAGGAGGTATTACAGAATATTTTGCAGACCAGGGGTCTGACAGTCATGCTTGTCACTCACAGCATCGAAGAGGCGGCCTTTCTGGGGCATCGGATAATCGTGCTTACCGGTCATCCGGGCACCGTTTATCGAATCTTTGACAACCCTCGGGCAGGCTCTCCGAATTACCGTAAAACCGATGATTTTTTTCATTTAGCGACTCAATTGCGGGGTGCGATGGAGTTTGTGCAGTCTGCCGCGCCGCTTTCTTAAAAGGTGGGAAGATTTGAAATTAGTTAAAGATTCGGCTGATAAAAAAACCGCTCAAATTAAAAATCTGCTGTTGCAAATTGTCTCGGTGCTTATTCTGTTTGCCTGCTGGCAGCTCCTTGCCCTTATTCTCGACAACCCCGCCCTGCCCACGCCGGGCAAGGCGTTTCTTGTATTTTCCGAGCAGC
Proteins encoded in this region:
- a CDS encoding hydrolase; its protein translation is MLTKENCVLVVIDFQGNLAQAMDNKQDLFSNVQKLIRGVQALEIPVLATEQIPAKLGATIPEIAQHLTGAKIIAKEGFSCWKNESFKKELTALNRKQILISGIEAHICVYQTAMELVEAGYEVQVVADAISSRTPQNRITGIQKMAAGGVGITSTEMALFELLKTAADPKARQIFQIVK
- a CDS encoding ABC transporter substrate-binding protein; amino-acid sequence: MVKRFLCFIILPVVFSLIFLPSSQGAAKGEVLKKNKKGEAVVRLGMLPIIDNLPFWVAQNRGYFQDEGLAAELIYFPSAVERDSAFTARRIDAAIGDLLAVAALHDAGIKLKAVSVAMGAKAGESRFAVLSAPDSKIRTPEQLKNVEIAVSLNSIIEYSTDRLLQHKGLKSDEIKKISVPKMPVRLESLLQGTLQAATLPDPLATLAIIKGAHVIADTMNDNVSKTVIIVRENLLADNLPAVKKLIAVYGRAIADINANPSGFNELLAKQARVPLEVLESTAVKMPLKFSSPQLPSRNDVLDVLAWMKERNLLKKPIKYEDLVAEAARQ
- a CDS encoding ABC transporter ATP-binding protein yields the protein MENEGASVAVENLSFFYAGNGGRVEALRNVSFSAKKGDICTIIGPSASGKSTLLYILAGLLPFATGGVLINGKRPFPGQRTTSLILQNFGLLPWKTIWDNVTLGLVIRRLSKSEIREKGEKILMEMGLAGLSERYPAELSGGQQQRVAIARSLATAPELLLMDEPFSSLDALTRESMQEVLQNILQTRGLTVMLVTHSIEEAAFLGHRIIVLTGHPGTVYRIFDNPRAGSPNYRKTDDFFHLATQLRGAMEFVQSAAPLS